One genomic region from Sphingomonas paeninsulae encodes:
- a CDS encoding carbohydrate porin — protein MNFHRFSWKVALVCIAFSPLTFADIAHADGTPTADVKTAEDGPFAVHGQATFVIQGAPGFPSPYEGPNSLTPHQRKETIDATLYLGARLWNGAEIWANPEIDQGFGLSNTLGAAGFPSAEAYKIGKKAPYFRLQRAFVRQTVELGGDQENVEGIANQFGGTRASNHIVLTVGKFAVGDVFDTNRYAHDPRGDFLNWAVVDAGTFDYAADAWGYSSGVAAEWTQSAWTFRVGVFNLSKVPNGEALETGFSQRQIDGEVEHCHKIAGRDGAVRVTVFRNSGRFGRFDDALTLAAQTNSIPDTALVRSRKSRAGVHLNVEQAISDDVGLFLRAGYADGSVEPYDFTDIDRTIEAGAAITGKGWGRETDTIGIAAVVNGISDAHKRYLAAGGIGLLVGDGLLPNPGTEQIVEIYYRWKPVKLADFTLDYQHIANPGYNRDRGPVNIFAVRVHGQF, from the coding sequence ATGAACTTTCATCGCTTCAGCTGGAAAGTTGCACTGGTGTGCATAGCGTTCAGTCCGTTGACGTTTGCCGATATCGCGCACGCCGACGGTACCCCGACTGCTGATGTCAAAACGGCCGAAGACGGGCCGTTTGCCGTGCATGGACAGGCAACTTTCGTAATTCAGGGGGCACCGGGTTTTCCGTCGCCTTACGAGGGGCCGAACAGCCTGACCCCACATCAGCGTAAGGAAACCATCGACGCAACGTTGTACTTGGGTGCGCGGCTATGGAACGGCGCTGAAATTTGGGCGAACCCGGAGATCGATCAAGGCTTTGGCTTATCCAATACGCTCGGCGCGGCGGGTTTTCCGAGTGCCGAGGCGTATAAAATCGGTAAGAAGGCTCCCTATTTCCGCCTTCAGCGAGCGTTCGTCAGGCAAACAGTCGAGCTTGGCGGTGATCAGGAAAATGTCGAAGGTATCGCCAATCAATTCGGCGGTACCCGTGCATCCAACCATATCGTTTTGACCGTCGGAAAGTTCGCCGTCGGTGACGTGTTCGACACCAATCGTTATGCTCATGATCCGCGCGGCGACTTTCTAAATTGGGCGGTCGTCGATGCCGGGACGTTCGACTATGCTGCCGACGCCTGGGGTTACAGTAGTGGTGTCGCGGCCGAATGGACTCAGAGCGCGTGGACGTTTCGGGTGGGCGTATTCAACTTGTCCAAAGTTCCGAACGGAGAGGCGCTTGAAACCGGATTTAGCCAGCGCCAGATCGATGGCGAGGTCGAACATTGTCACAAGATCGCCGGTCGGGATGGCGCGGTACGCGTTACCGTTTTCCGTAATAGCGGTCGGTTCGGTCGGTTCGATGATGCCTTGACCCTTGCGGCTCAAACCAACTCGATCCCCGATACAGCTTTGGTCAGAAGCCGAAAATCACGCGCCGGCGTTCATCTAAACGTCGAACAGGCGATCAGTGATGATGTCGGCTTGTTCCTGCGTGCTGGCTATGCGGACGGCTCAGTGGAACCATATGATTTCACCGATATCGACCGTACGATCGAAGCGGGTGCGGCAATCACCGGCAAAGGATGGGGTCGCGAAACCGACACAATCGGAATTGCTGCCGTCGTCAATGGCATATCTGACGCGCATAAGCGCTATCTCGCGGCTGGTGGCATTGGCCTGCTCGTCGGCGACGGATTATTGCCCAACCCCGGCACCGAACAGATTGTTGAAATCTATTATCGCTGGAAGCCGGTGAAGCTGGCTGACTTTACTCTCGACTATCAACATATCGCGAATCCCGGTTACAATCGTGATCGTGGCCCAGTCAATATCTTCGCTGTTCGTGTTCATGGCCAGTTCTGA
- the mobA gene encoding molybdenum cofactor guanylyltransferase, whose product MKILGAIIAGGQSRRFGSDKAMAVYDGRRLIDIVAEGIRAQVDATVVCGRALPGFETLNDRPVPNLGPLGGLCTALHHANLNGYDAVLSVPADVLPLPDQLVTWLAAASEGNTRATVVNGQHLLGLWPATLASHLDRHLAADNNRSLRGWIITSNAVAVDLPVAFYNINTHQDLEQLRSRVK is encoded by the coding sequence ATGAAGATACTCGGCGCCATCATCGCCGGCGGCCAGTCCCGCCGCTTCGGCAGTGACAAGGCCATGGCAGTTTATGACGGTCGACGCCTCATCGATATCGTAGCGGAGGGAATCCGCGCCCAGGTCGACGCGACCGTTGTCTGCGGCCGCGCGTTACCGGGGTTCGAAACACTCAACGACCGCCCGGTCCCCAACCTCGGCCCTTTGGGTGGCCTCTGCACTGCACTTCATCACGCGAACCTCAACGGTTACGATGCAGTCCTTTCGGTCCCCGCCGACGTGCTCCCACTGCCCGACCAACTCGTTACTTGGCTCGCCGCAGCCTCCGAAGGCAATACGCGAGCAACGGTCGTCAACGGACAGCATCTACTGGGGTTGTGGCCCGCGACCCTCGCAAGCCATCTGGATCGACATCTCGCCGCAGACAACAACCGGTCCTTGCGGGGCTGGATCATCACATCGAACGCCGTTGCGGTCGATCTTCCGGTGGCCTTCTACAATATCAATACACACCAGGATCTTGAGCAATTGAGGTCTCGGGTAAAATAG
- a CDS encoding NUDIX domain-containing protein, which translates to MTFKIPAATLVVFRRHAGRTELLFVERAGTMSFAAGAIVFPGGRVDPGDRMLAQRFPDLDADDAAARVAAIRETVEEAGTAIGLSGPVDAATVAKLRVHLNDGIVFADALAALHLEIRPELLVPFSRWCPHAPERRTFDTRFYLAEAPDDLVMATVDQTENVRLFWSAAQDVIDDADAGRVKIIFPTRRNLERLAQFAGFVEAQADAIRFPPELIVPHEEDRDGVRYLCIPEDRGYPVTSEPMESAIRG; encoded by the coding sequence ATGACCTTCAAAATTCCTGCCGCAACGCTCGTTGTTTTTCGCCGTCACGCGGGGCGCACCGAACTGTTGTTCGTCGAACGGGCTGGAACCATGAGTTTCGCGGCTGGGGCAATTGTCTTTCCGGGCGGCCGGGTCGATCCCGGCGACCGGATGCTGGCACAGCGTTTCCCTGACCTCGACGCGGACGACGCCGCCGCGAGGGTCGCTGCGATCCGCGAGACGGTTGAGGAGGCGGGAACCGCGATCGGACTGAGCGGACCAGTTGATGCCGCAACCGTGGCAAAATTGCGGGTTCATCTAAATGACGGGATTGTATTTGCCGACGCGCTCGCTGCGCTCCATCTCGAAATCCGGCCCGAATTGCTTGTCCCGTTTTCTCGCTGGTGCCCGCACGCGCCCGAACGGCGAACCTTCGATACCCGATTTTATCTGGCTGAGGCGCCCGACGACCTGGTCATGGCGACAGTCGATCAGACTGAGAATGTTCGACTGTTCTGGTCCGCTGCCCAGGACGTAATCGACGACGCCGACGCGGGCCGCGTAAAGATAATTTTCCCGACACGCCGCAATCTTGAGCGACTGGCGCAGTTCGCCGGCTTTGTAGAGGCGCAGGCCGACGCCATCCGGTTTCCACCAGAGTTGATCGTGCCGCACGAGGAGGATCGCGACGGCGTGCGCTATCTCTGCATACCAGAGGATCGGGGCTATCCGGTCACTTCCGAACCAATGGAAAGTGCAATACGCGGTTAG
- a CDS encoding ABC transporter permease subunit: protein MAIFPATVARGWPITRFLRVRSAPSWADLVTFLLLAAIAVLIVHGAGEIGQPLAALKTTPVTLDVGRLPEYALRTTLRMFAALGASLVFTFVFATLAAKNRKAEMIIVPALDILQSVPVLGFLTFTVTFFMNLFPGRQLGVELASIFAVFTAQAWNMAFSFYQSLRSVPGDLDEVSRQFGFSAWRRFVRLDLPFATPGLVWNMMMSMSGAWFFVVASEAITVGNTTVTLPGIGSWLALAIAGQDLQAVAIGVGAMAVVILLYDQLMFRPIVAWADKFRFEQTKSQDAPRSWVYDLIRRTRWLRAASKSLAWPFTMLARIDWTPPRPLCCDLDAKPTVSSMDCGSC, encoded by the coding sequence ATGGCGATTTTTCCTGCAACGGTTGCGCGTGGGTGGCCCATCACCCGCTTTCTTCGGGTCAGGTCGGCACCCTCTTGGGCAGACCTCGTTACCTTTCTTTTACTCGCCGCTATTGCCGTCCTTATAGTTCACGGAGCTGGCGAAATCGGTCAACCGCTGGCCGCGCTCAAGACCACACCGGTCACACTCGATGTTGGCCGGCTGCCGGAATATGCGCTGCGAACGACACTGCGCATGTTTGCCGCGCTTGGCGCATCGCTCGTATTTACGTTTGTGTTTGCAACGTTAGCTGCAAAGAACCGTAAAGCCGAGATGATCATCGTGCCTGCGCTCGACATTCTACAGTCGGTGCCGGTGCTCGGGTTCCTGACCTTCACTGTCACGTTCTTCATGAACCTCTTCCCCGGTCGCCAGCTTGGTGTCGAGTTGGCCAGCATCTTTGCGGTTTTCACCGCTCAAGCGTGGAACATGGCGTTCAGTTTCTATCAGTCGCTACGGTCGGTCCCCGGCGACCTTGACGAAGTCAGCCGCCAGTTCGGCTTTTCAGCGTGGCGCAGATTTGTGCGGCTTGATCTGCCGTTCGCGACGCCAGGCCTCGTCTGGAACATGATGATGTCGATGTCGGGCGCGTGGTTTTTCGTCGTCGCTTCAGAAGCGATTACCGTCGGCAATACCACTGTGACACTGCCAGGAATTGGGTCCTGGCTCGCGCTTGCCATTGCGGGGCAGGATCTGCAGGCCGTCGCGATCGGCGTCGGTGCGATGGCCGTCGTCATTCTGCTGTACGATCAGTTGATGTTTCGCCCCATCGTCGCATGGGCAGACAAATTCCGTTTCGAACAAACCAAGTCACAGGACGCTCCACGGTCGTGGGTTTATGACCTCATTCGGCGGACGCGCTGGCTGCGCGCAGCCAGCAAGTCGCTCGCGTGGCCATTTACAATGCTCGCTCGCATCGATTGGACACCTCCGCGCCCCCTGTGCTGCGACTTGGACGCGAAGCCAACCGTTTCATCGATGGACTGTGGCTCATGCTGA
- a CDS encoding class I SAM-dependent methyltransferase, protein MTMSEHNQRVVDQFTRWAKPFADLPIHAETSAMALTIAACAPTPDMNILDVACGPGILACTLAQHACHVSGIDITPAMIAQAQAREAATSLKNLKWYVGDAMALPFEDGSFDCVTTRYSFHHMRNPAASLLEMKRVCREGGRIVVIDATPSPDTQSAYDEMERLRDASHTSALTLEQLRRIGADAELREILVDGYRLEACLDTLADAEDMPALITMFDTDIASGADQIGVDARHVGDGIHFHFPVSIVAWES, encoded by the coding sequence ATGACCATGAGCGAACACAATCAGCGGGTCGTTGACCAATTCACTCGTTGGGCGAAACCCTTTGCGGACCTGCCGATCCATGCCGAGACGTCTGCAATGGCGTTGACGATTGCCGCTTGCGCGCCGACGCCGGACATGAACATCCTCGACGTGGCCTGTGGTCCCGGTATTCTCGCCTGCACGCTGGCGCAGCATGCTTGCCACGTAAGCGGCATCGATATCACGCCGGCGATGATCGCTCAGGCTCAGGCACGAGAGGCGGCCACAAGTCTTAAAAATCTAAAATGGTATGTTGGCGATGCGATGGCACTCCCATTTGAGGATGGTAGCTTCGACTGCGTGACCACGCGTTACAGCTTCCATCACATGCGCAATCCCGCCGCTTCGCTGTTGGAGATGAAACGAGTTTGCCGGGAAGGAGGCCGAATAGTTGTCATTGATGCTACGCCGTCACCCGATACGCAATCGGCTTATGATGAAATGGAACGGCTGCGTGATGCTTCGCATACCAGCGCACTCACGCTCGAACAGTTGCGGCGAATCGGGGCGGATGCCGAGTTGCGCGAGATTCTCGTCGATGGCTATCGGCTTGAGGCTTGCCTCGATACGCTTGCAGACGCCGAAGACATGCCAGCTCTGATCACTATGTTCGATACCGATATTGCTAGTGGCGCAGACCAGATTGGCGTGGACGCCAGGCATGTTGGTGACGGGATCCACTTCCATTTTCCAGTGTCGATTGTGGCCTGGGAGTCGTAG
- a CDS encoding ABC transporter ATP-binding protein, whose product MTAIQDHPLVEVRNVRHFYGKAGENNLLVLDDVDLTLFDNEIVGLLGRSGSGKSTLLRSIAGLITPTGGSVTFPHADSSVSMVFQSFALFPWLTVQQNVEVGLEAKRVAPATRRKRALAAIDMIGLDGFENAYPKELSGGMRQRVGLARALVVDPSILLMDEPFSALDVLTAETLRTDLLDLWSEGRMPIKSILMVTHNIEEAVLMCDRILVFSSNPGRVVAEIKVDLPQPRNRQEPAFRALVEAIYVRMTQRAAPGEPREGLFPGTGIGMVLPRVSTNTLAGLMEAVVGAPHNGKADLPQLARELQYEADELFPIAEVLQLLRFAELEGGDLKLLPPAFRYAGAEVDQRKHLFAQQLQNYVPIVTHIRRVLDDRATHQAPARRFRDELEDFMSEDYADQTLRSVIQWGRYAEVFAYDENADLFSLDNPA is encoded by the coding sequence ATGACCGCAATACAGGATCATCCACTCGTCGAAGTCCGCAACGTACGGCATTTCTATGGCAAGGCAGGGGAGAATAACCTCCTGGTGCTGGACGATGTCGACCTGACGTTGTTCGACAACGAGATTGTCGGCCTGCTCGGGCGATCCGGGTCAGGTAAATCGACCCTGCTTCGATCCATTGCGGGCCTGATTACCCCAACTGGCGGAAGCGTTACGTTTCCCCATGCCGACAGTTCGGTCAGTATGGTGTTTCAGAGCTTTGCGCTGTTTCCGTGGCTGACTGTGCAGCAGAACGTCGAAGTCGGCCTTGAAGCCAAGCGGGTTGCACCAGCTACCCGTCGCAAACGTGCACTGGCGGCCATCGACATGATCGGTCTTGATGGCTTTGAAAACGCTTATCCAAAGGAATTGTCGGGCGGCATGAGGCAGCGGGTGGGCCTCGCCCGCGCCCTCGTCGTTGATCCTTCGATCCTGCTGATGGACGAGCCTTTTTCCGCGCTCGACGTGCTGACAGCAGAGACGCTGCGAACCGACCTGCTTGATCTTTGGTCAGAGGGTCGGATGCCCATCAAGTCGATCCTCATGGTGACGCACAACATCGAAGAAGCTGTGTTGATGTGCGACCGCATCCTTGTCTTTTCATCAAACCCCGGGCGGGTGGTTGCTGAGATCAAGGTCGATCTGCCGCAGCCGCGCAACCGGCAGGAACCTGCCTTCCGTGCGTTGGTAGAGGCCATTTACGTGCGGATGACGCAACGCGCAGCTCCCGGTGAACCGCGAGAGGGACTATTTCCCGGAACCGGTATCGGGATGGTCCTGCCCCGCGTTTCGACCAACACGCTTGCGGGCCTGATGGAAGCAGTGGTTGGCGCACCGCACAACGGTAAGGCCGACCTGCCCCAACTCGCACGCGAGTTGCAGTATGAGGCAGATGAGCTGTTTCCGATTGCTGAAGTGCTGCAATTGCTGCGGTTCGCCGAATTGGAAGGCGGCGATCTGAAACTCTTGCCGCCGGCTTTTCGCTATGCCGGTGCCGAGGTCGATCAACGAAAGCATCTTTTTGCACAGCAGTTGCAGAATTACGTGCCGATCGTGACTCACATTCGTCGTGTTCTCGACGACCGTGCCACGCATCAGGCCCCCGCGCGCCGCTTTCGCGACGAACTCGAGGATTTCATGTCGGAGGATTATGCCGACCAGACTCTACGCTCGGTCATTCAATGGGGACGCTACGCCGAAGTCTTCGCCTATGATGAGAATGCAGACCTGTTCAGCCTGGATAATCCAGCGTGA
- a CDS encoding DUF1800 domain-containing protein, translating into MRSVTTPFLFAATLLGTAMPVAPASAHRPASESMAWSNRLTWGVSSNWSASDDHGLVNQPSANDTLPPAALQQIARMRISNEPMAALVVEEDAQNRAANAIGDPDQKKAAKQAFQQSMNTLANEAATRSILRDLYASDQLREQLTWFWFNHFNVQAQKRDIRAMVGDYEDQAIRAHALGKFRDLLEATLRHPAMLRYLDNDQNAAGHINENYARELMELHSMGVGSGYSQKDVQELARILTGVGVDLKPESPKLKPQWQPLFIRAGLFEFNPARHDFGDKQFLGHEIKGSGYREVEQALDLIARSPATAHHVSEQLATYFMGDAPPPAVIDRMTSAWRSSDGNIPQVLGVMFRSPEFTASLGHVFKDPIHYVTSAVRMAYGDRVILNSQPIINWMQRMGEGLYAHETPDGYSLASAAWTGPGQMSVRFEIARQVGAGSSGLFKSSEPGAVDQPAFPQLQNALYYAGIADTLRLPTKAVLAQSTSPQEWNALFLSSPDFMRR; encoded by the coding sequence GTGCGATCGGTGACGACCCCCTTTCTTTTTGCTGCAACTTTACTCGGCACAGCGATGCCAGTTGCGCCCGCATCGGCTCATCGACCGGCATCGGAGAGCATGGCTTGGTCGAACCGACTGACATGGGGCGTGTCCTCGAACTGGTCTGCAAGTGATGACCATGGGCTTGTGAATCAGCCTAGCGCCAACGACACGCTACCGCCGGCAGCGCTCCAACAAATCGCGCGGATGCGTATATCGAATGAGCCGATGGCGGCGCTGGTAGTTGAAGAGGATGCGCAAAACCGGGCGGCCAATGCCATTGGCGATCCGGATCAAAAAAAGGCGGCAAAGCAGGCATTTCAGCAGTCGATGAATACGCTTGCCAATGAAGCGGCGACTCGGTCGATTTTGCGCGACTTGTATGCGTCCGACCAGCTTCGTGAACAACTCACATGGTTTTGGTTCAATCATTTTAATGTTCAGGCTCAAAAGCGGGATATTCGCGCCATGGTCGGTGACTATGAGGATCAGGCGATTCGTGCCCACGCCCTTGGCAAATTTCGTGATCTTCTGGAGGCAACGCTCCGGCATCCGGCCATGCTGCGCTATCTCGACAATGACCAGAATGCAGCTGGCCATATCAACGAGAATTACGCGCGCGAACTTATGGAACTGCATTCCATGGGCGTGGGGTCCGGCTACAGTCAGAAAGATGTTCAGGAACTTGCACGGATTCTGACCGGAGTAGGAGTCGATCTGAAGCCAGAATCACCTAAACTAAAACCACAATGGCAACCGCTTTTCATCCGCGCTGGCCTATTCGAATTTAATCCGGCACGTCACGATTTCGGCGACAAGCAATTTCTCGGGCATGAAATCAAAGGGTCCGGGTATCGGGAAGTCGAACAGGCGCTCGATCTTATCGCACGATCGCCCGCAACCGCTCACCATGTATCAGAGCAACTGGCGACATATTTCATGGGCGATGCGCCACCTCCAGCAGTGATCGATCGTATGACATCTGCGTGGCGCAGCAGCGATGGGAATATTCCCCAAGTGCTGGGTGTGATGTTTCGGTCGCCGGAGTTCACAGCGTCGCTTGGTCATGTGTTCAAGGACCCGATCCACTACGTCACGTCCGCCGTTCGAATGGCGTATGGAGATCGCGTCATCCTGAATTCGCAGCCGATCATCAATTGGATGCAACGGATGGGCGAAGGACTCTACGCCCACGAAACACCCGACGGATATTCGCTCGCATCCGCAGCCTGGACAGGGCCTGGACAGATGTCTGTCCGCTTTGAGATTGCCCGACAGGTCGGTGCTGGCTCATCGGGGCTGTTCAAGTCATCGGAGCCGGGCGCCGTCGATCAGCCAGCATTTCCGCAGCTTCAGAACGCTCTTTATTATGCCGGTATTGCAGACACTTTGCGACTGCCGACCAAGGCTGTTCTCGCACAATCGACTTCCCCACAGGAATGGAACGCGCTGTTTCTGTCATCCCCTGATTTCATGCGTCGCTGA
- a CDS encoding ABC transporter permease subunit: protein MLISAAVGWAVFILGRFVSESLSWSDVGTVTGFALVTLLRVVVMIIIASLIWVPIGVWIGLRPIWAERLQPIAQFLAAFPANVLFPFAVVMIIRFRLDPNIWLSPLIILGTQWYILFNVIAGASAISTDLKEAARIFNVRGWQWWRQLALPGIFPYYITGALTASGGSWNASIVAEAVSWGNEHLEATGLGSFIARATAAGDTASVALGVAVMSVFVTVLNRTVWRPLYRYSERRLRLD from the coding sequence ATGCTGATCTCTGCAGCCGTTGGCTGGGCAGTTTTCATCCTTGGTCGGTTTGTCAGCGAATCGCTTAGCTGGAGCGATGTCGGGACGGTCACCGGATTTGCGTTGGTAACGCTGCTGCGGGTCGTCGTGATGATCATCATCGCGAGCCTCATATGGGTACCGATCGGGGTATGGATCGGCCTGCGACCGATATGGGCCGAACGGCTCCAGCCAATCGCACAGTTCCTAGCCGCTTTTCCGGCGAACGTGTTATTTCCGTTCGCCGTCGTGATGATCATTCGCTTCCGCCTCGACCCGAACATATGGCTGTCGCCACTGATCATTCTGGGCACCCAATGGTATATTTTGTTCAATGTAATTGCGGGTGCCAGCGCGATATCAACCGACCTCAAAGAAGCTGCACGAATCTTCAATGTGCGCGGTTGGCAATGGTGGCGGCAACTCGCCCTACCCGGTATCTTTCCATATTATATCACGGGCGCGCTGACCGCCTCTGGTGGGTCATGGAATGCAAGCATCGTCGCCGAAGCGGTCAGTTGGGGAAACGAGCATCTGGAGGCGACGGGTCTCGGCTCGTTCATCGCTCGGGCGACAGCAGCAGGCGACACAGCCAGCGTCGCACTCGGTGTCGCCGTCATGTCGGTATTCGTGACCGTATTGAACCGAACCGTTTGGCGTCCCCTATATCGCTATTCCGAACGCCGCCTGCGGCTCGACTGA
- a CDS encoding polysaccharide deacetylase family protein, which translates to MSWAFANPRARDTAPDGLSFPGGMKLRRYVLAALALLASVPAQAAGDTVALTFDDLPIMTLLHAQSYADYTNKILLRGLRRHHLPAIGFVNEGKFDDLERAAQIDILRQWLDAGMNLGNHTFSHESPNKLLADGYIRDIARGEQVTRPMLAARHRDLRWFRHPYLETGMPLATKLKINNWLAAHGYRIAPVTMENSDWLFSEPYDDAIARHDKARIRRIKASYLAYTAKIVPWYQRAGHQLLGRDMSFVMLLHDTRLNADCIDDLAALFKKNRLRPVTLEKAMSDPAYRIVDPYVGADGIEWLERWSQQLHKELPWDSFMDPPAEIDAEYTRIDHDR; encoded by the coding sequence ATGTCCTGGGCCTTCGCAAACCCACGCGCACGCGATACGGCACCTGACGGTCTGAGTTTTCCGGGGGGAATGAAATTGCGGCGATATGTACTGGCAGCTTTGGCGTTGCTCGCTTCCGTTCCGGCGCAGGCTGCGGGCGACACCGTTGCGCTCACGTTTGACGATCTTCCGATCATGACTCTGCTTCATGCGCAATCATATGCCGATTACACAAACAAGATTCTGTTGCGTGGACTGCGGCGGCATCATCTTCCAGCGATCGGTTTCGTCAACGAAGGGAAGTTCGATGACCTCGAACGAGCAGCCCAGATCGACATTTTGCGTCAGTGGCTCGATGCCGGGATGAACCTTGGCAATCACACCTTTTCCCATGAATCGCCGAACAAGCTCCTTGCTGACGGCTATATTCGGGATATTGCGCGCGGCGAACAGGTAACGCGACCGATGCTTGCCGCTCGTCATCGCGACTTGCGCTGGTTTCGTCATCCTTATCTAGAAACCGGTATGCCGCTCGCGACCAAGCTGAAGATCAATAATTGGCTGGCTGCACACGGCTATCGGATTGCGCCAGTGACGATGGAGAACTCTGACTGGCTGTTTTCAGAACCCTATGACGATGCCATTGCCCGTCACGACAAAGCACGCATCCGACGCATTAAAGCATCTTATCTGGCCTATACGGCAAAGATTGTCCCCTGGTATCAAAGGGCCGGTCATCAGTTGCTGGGTCGGGATATGTCGTTTGTCATGCTTCTGCACGACACGCGCCTCAATGCCGATTGCATTGATGATCTCGCTGCGCTGTTCAAGAAGAACCGGCTGCGACCCGTCACGCTCGAAAAAGCCATGAGCGACCCCGCTTACAGGATCGTCGATCCGTATGTCGGTGCTGACGGTATCGAGTGGTTGGAGCGGTGGTCGCAGCAATTACACAAAGAACTGCCATGGGACAGCTTCATGGACCCCCCCGCAGAGATCGATGCGGAATATACCCGAATTGACCACGATCGGTGA
- a CDS encoding Tim44 domain-containing protein gives MKQRSVRIATLITAPLLLASLAATPADARRGGSFGSRGSRTYDAPRPTNGSSAYVPPIQRSMTPRSAATDRNAYNPSAGAQSSAAPRSRFGGFGGGLIGGLVAGGLIGHFMGNGGGWGAGGGSGGGFLISLIQIAVLGWLVWMAIGFFRRRRAVSGPQSEPGYSGQSAFQAAPNAGPWAGAQQPQSLPPVQESVDIALTQTDQNMFEQLLINVQDAFGREDYGRLRELTTPEIMSYLAEELSENATQNRRNEVSGTRLLDAEVVEAWEEASGDYATIALHYKGIDLMRDRTTGTIVAGSASTATETNELWTFFRDGSGVWKLSAIQES, from the coding sequence TTGAAACAACGTTCGGTCCGCATTGCTACCCTGATTACCGCGCCCCTTCTGCTTGCCAGTCTGGCCGCGACACCAGCCGACGCACGTCGCGGCGGAAGCTTTGGCAGCCGGGGATCTCGCACTTACGACGCCCCACGGCCGACCAATGGATCGAGTGCTTATGTCCCGCCCATTCAGCGATCGATGACGCCGCGCTCTGCAGCCACCGACCGTAACGCCTATAATCCCAGTGCTGGCGCACAATCGTCCGCTGCGCCACGTAGTCGTTTTGGCGGCTTCGGTGGCGGCCTTATCGGCGGATTGGTCGCGGGAGGGCTGATCGGGCATTTCATGGGCAATGGCGGCGGCTGGGGTGCGGGTGGCGGCAGTGGTGGAGGATTCCTGATCTCATTGATCCAGATAGCCGTCCTTGGATGGCTGGTTTGGATGGCGATCGGCTTCTTCCGTCGCCGGCGCGCAGTCTCTGGCCCGCAATCGGAGCCGGGTTATTCAGGACAGAGTGCATTTCAAGCCGCGCCAAACGCTGGCCCATGGGCAGGCGCGCAACAACCCCAATCGCTACCGCCCGTTCAGGAGAGCGTCGATATCGCATTGACCCAGACCGATCAAAACATGTTCGAACAGTTGCTCATCAACGTGCAGGATGCATTCGGGCGTGAGGATTATGGTCGTTTGCGCGAGCTGACCACGCCTGAGATCATGTCATATCTCGCCGAGGAACTGAGCGAAAACGCGACCCAGAATAGGCGGAACGAGGTGAGCGGCACGCGACTACTCGACGCGGAAGTCGTGGAAGCATGGGAAGAAGCAAGCGGCGACTACGCAACGATCGCCCTTCACTACAAAGGCATAGATTTGATGCGCGACCGCACTACAGGAACGATCGTCGCCGGTTCGGCCAGCACGGCAACCGAGACGAACGAGTTATGGACATTCTTCCGCGATGGCAGCGGCGTGTGGAAACTTTCCGCAATTCAGGAAAGCTGA
- a CDS encoding MarR family winged helix-turn-helix transcriptional regulator, with translation MSQDRHKSFINVPSGNDLVDTGVFEAIRSVKKNPSSAWPAAPIEVARTLYRNRRARNRHFDDSLFAEPRWDILLDLFIAEEEGRSISVSSACIGAAVPHATALRHLGMMQRNGLIERRAHPRDARCQQVRITASAATSMHELFADLA, from the coding sequence GTGAGCCAAGACAGGCACAAATCCTTCATCAATGTGCCATCTGGCAATGACTTGGTTGATACCGGTGTTTTTGAGGCGATCCGAAGCGTAAAGAAAAACCCATCCTCCGCATGGCCCGCAGCACCGATCGAAGTAGCGCGCACCTTGTACCGAAACCGCCGCGCACGAAACCGGCATTTCGACGACAGCCTGTTCGCCGAGCCGCGCTGGGACATATTGCTCGACCTGTTTATCGCAGAGGAAGAGGGTCGCTCGATCAGCGTATCGAGCGCCTGTATCGGCGCGGCGGTTCCCCACGCGACGGCGCTTCGCCACTTGGGGATGATGCAGCGTAACGGGCTAATCGAACGTCGGGCGCATCCGCGCGATGCGCGGTGCCAGCAGGTCAGGATTACTGCCAGTGCGGCAACGTCGATGCATGAATTGTTTGCCGATCTGGCCTGA